Proteins from a single region of Anthonomus grandis grandis chromosome 10, icAntGran1.3, whole genome shotgun sequence:
- the LOC126740883 gene encoding protein sprouty isoform X2: MDGNGFLSAPQRGPTNGPVPITIPLTVLRPSPVPPPAPVTLTVPRPDAERRDNEYVETPLRSGQSPCGQSPLSSLSIHRPAAPVPPQGAICKQPVSFSKTSKTPPCGSSRPSVMCTTCGQCKCETCRAPKGLPQCWSCNGGCLLSADSVVDYASCLCCVKGLFYHCSEADDVDGSCADDPCGCGPDRRTARWGCLAALACVLPCLMLYWPLRGAKRAVELCYERHSRAGCRCRPPKQSPRPPAKRLLGNDSLQDF, from the coding sequence ATGGATGGGAATGGCTTCCTGTCAGCCCCACAGCGCGGCCCTACGAACGGGCCTGTGCCGATAACCATTCCGCTAACTGTTCTGCGCCCATCGCCGGTACCGCCGCCTGCGCCCGTTACCTTGACGGTACCTAGGCCCGATGCCGAACGCCGTGACAATGAGTACGTTGAAACGCCACTCAGAAGTGGACAGTCTCCCTGTGGACAATCGCCATTATCGTCGCTGTCCATACATCGGCCGGCGGCACCGGTACCGCCCCAGGGTGCCATCTGCAAACAGCCGGTATCGTTTAGCAAGACGTCCAAGACGCCCCCTTGCGGTTCCTCCCGACCGTCCGTTATGTGTACAACATGTGGACAGTGCAAATGTGAAACGTGTCGGGCACCAAAAGGTTTGCCCCAGTGCTGGTCGTGTAACGGGGGCTGTTTGCTGTCAGCGGATTCAGTTGTGGATTACGCGTCGTGTTTGTGCTGCGTCAAGGGACTGTTTTATCACTGCTCAGAAGCGGACGACGTGGACGGAAGCTGCGCGGATGATCCGTGCGGTTGTGGACCGGACCGAAGGACGGCCAGGTGGGGATGCCTTGCCGCACTCGCCTGCGTACTGCCCTGTCTTATGCTCTATTGGCCGCTGCGGGGTGCGAAGCGGGCGGTCGAGTTGTGTTACGAGCGGCATTCGAGGGCGGGATGTCGGTGTCGTCCGCCTAAACAGTCGCCCAGGCCGCCCGCCAAGCGATTGCTGGGCAACGACTCGTTACaagacttttaa
- the LOC126740883 gene encoding protein sprouty isoform X1 produces MKYRKLENTCESECEDAETTERVQQSHSCKRSDDGEHVRLERPDCLSEPLSAPGPGMDGNGFLSAPQRGPTNGPVPITIPLTVLRPSPVPPPAPVTLTVPRPDAERRDNEYVETPLRSGQSPCGQSPLSSLSIHRPAAPVPPQGAICKQPVSFSKTSKTPPCGSSRPSVMCTTCGQCKCETCRAPKGLPQCWSCNGGCLLSADSVVDYASCLCCVKGLFYHCSEADDVDGSCADDPCGCGPDRRTARWGCLAALACVLPCLMLYWPLRGAKRAVELCYERHSRAGCRCRPPKQSPRPPAKRLLGNDSLQDF; encoded by the coding sequence GTTGCAAGAGGAGCGATGACGGGGAACACGTACGGCTGGAACGGCCGGACTGCCTTAGCGAGCCGCTAAGCGCCCCAGGGCCGGGGATGGATGGGAATGGCTTCCTGTCAGCCCCACAGCGCGGCCCTACGAACGGGCCTGTGCCGATAACCATTCCGCTAACTGTTCTGCGCCCATCGCCGGTACCGCCGCCTGCGCCCGTTACCTTGACGGTACCTAGGCCCGATGCCGAACGCCGTGACAATGAGTACGTTGAAACGCCACTCAGAAGTGGACAGTCTCCCTGTGGACAATCGCCATTATCGTCGCTGTCCATACATCGGCCGGCGGCACCGGTACCGCCCCAGGGTGCCATCTGCAAACAGCCGGTATCGTTTAGCAAGACGTCCAAGACGCCCCCTTGCGGTTCCTCCCGACCGTCCGTTATGTGTACAACATGTGGACAGTGCAAATGTGAAACGTGTCGGGCACCAAAAGGTTTGCCCCAGTGCTGGTCGTGTAACGGGGGCTGTTTGCTGTCAGCGGATTCAGTTGTGGATTACGCGTCGTGTTTGTGCTGCGTCAAGGGACTGTTTTATCACTGCTCAGAAGCGGACGACGTGGACGGAAGCTGCGCGGATGATCCGTGCGGTTGTGGACCGGACCGAAGGACGGCCAGGTGGGGATGCCTTGCCGCACTCGCCTGCGTACTGCCCTGTCTTATGCTCTATTGGCCGCTGCGGGGTGCGAAGCGGGCGGTCGAGTTGTGTTACGAGCGGCATTCGAGGGCGGGATGTCGGTGTCGTCCGCCTAAACAGTCGCCCAGGCCGCCCGCCAAGCGATTGCTGGGCAACGACTCGTTACaagacttttaa